One part of the Ancylomarina subtilis genome encodes these proteins:
- a CDS encoding nucleoside recognition domain-containing protein, giving the protein MALNYIWVFFFLLAFVVALIKLIFFGDMEVFPAMINSTFDMAKTGFDISLGLTGVLTLWLGIMKIGEKGGIIKIFSRLIGPFFNRLFPDLPKDHPAHGSIMMNLAANMLGLDNAATPMGLKAMTQMQDANPVKDRASNAQIMFLVLNTSGLTIIPISIMVYRSQLGAVNPSDIFIPILLATYFSTITGLIAVSVMQKIKLWDKVILLYLGGMTAFIVAVIFYFSSIEKEQIALISRLVSNVFLFSVIVAFILLAFIRKVNVYESFIEGAKDGFAIAVKIIPYLIAILVAIGVFRASGAMDMFIQSVEKLCGVLGINGDFIPALPTALMKPLSGSGARGMMVDAMTQYGADSFIGRMTSVLQGATDTTFYIIAVYFGAVGIKNTRYAITCGLIADFAGIVAAIGIAYLFFH; this is encoded by the coding sequence ATGGCACTAAATTACATCTGGGTTTTCTTTTTTCTTTTAGCCTTTGTTGTGGCATTAATCAAGTTGATCTTTTTTGGAGATATGGAAGTGTTTCCAGCCATGATTAATTCAACTTTCGATATGGCGAAAACGGGCTTTGATATTTCTTTGGGATTAACCGGGGTTTTAACGCTTTGGTTAGGTATTATGAAGATTGGAGAAAAAGGAGGTATTATTAAGATCTTTTCCCGATTGATAGGTCCTTTTTTCAATCGCTTGTTTCCTGACTTGCCTAAAGATCACCCTGCACATGGTTCTATCATGATGAATCTGGCTGCAAATATGTTAGGTTTAGACAATGCTGCGACGCCAATGGGTTTAAAAGCCATGACTCAGATGCAAGATGCGAACCCGGTTAAAGACCGGGCTTCAAATGCTCAGATCATGTTTCTTGTTTTGAACACTTCAGGTCTGACTATTATTCCTATTTCAATTATGGTTTATCGTTCTCAGCTTGGTGCCGTAAACCCCTCAGATATTTTTATCCCAATATTGCTGGCAACCTATTTTTCGACCATTACCGGATTAATAGCCGTATCGGTTATGCAGAAAATAAAACTGTGGGATAAGGTGATCTTGCTCTACTTGGGTGGTATGACAGCTTTTATTGTTGCAGTCATTTTCTACTTCTCGAGTATTGAAAAGGAACAGATCGCATTAATTTCAAGACTGGTGAGTAATGTTTTTCTTTTTTCGGTGATTGTTGCATTTATTTTGCTGGCTTTTATTCGAAAAGTGAATGTTTACGAGAGTTTTATTGAAGGAGCCAAGGATGGTTTTGCCATTGCTGTTAAAATTATTCCTTATCTGATTGCAATTTTGGTTGCAATTGGAGTTTTTAGGGCATCAGGCGCCATGGATATGTTTATTCAGTCAGTTGAAAAGCTTTGTGGTGTATTAGGGATTAATGGTGATTTTATTCCTGCTTTACCTACGGCATTAATGAAACCTTTAAGTGGCTCCGGAGCTCGGGGGATGATGGTTGATGCCATGACACAATACGGCGCGGATAGCTTTATTGGACGGATGACCTCTGTCTTGCAAGGCGCGACTGATACCACTTTTTATATTATTGCGGTTTATTTTGGTGCCGTTGGTATTAAGAATACCCGTTACGCTATTACATGTGGTTTAATTGCTGATTTTGCAGGGATTGTAGCTGCTATTGGCATTGCTTATTTATTCTTTCATTAA
- a CDS encoding RNA-binding S4 domain-containing protein, with protein MINFKIDTEYIELIKLIKALNISESGAQAKIFVEDGQVIRNGEIEYRKRAKIRPGDKIEIFDEVIIVE; from the coding sequence ATGATAAACTTCAAGATTGATACGGAATATATTGAACTGATAAAACTGATAAAAGCCTTAAATATTAGTGAAAGTGGTGCGCAGGCAAAGATCTTTGTAGAAGATGGCCAGGTTATTCGCAATGGTGAAATTGAATATCGTAAACGCGCGAAAATTCGTCCGGGAGATAAGATTGAGATTTTTGATGAAGTCATTATTGTAGAATAA
- a CDS encoding GNAT family N-acetyltransferase — protein MQILENKSIRLRALEPQDLKLLYKWENNSDIWEVSHCQKPFSLFVLKQYLENSHLDIYESKQLRLVIELKENKEPIGLIDLFDFDPFHNRAGIGVLLHDKIHRQKGYASEALETLINYCFKGLQLHQLYCNITTNNQASIDLFGAKGFEITGTKKQWIKSQEGWKDEHFLQLLNLKQ, from the coding sequence ATGCAAATTCTCGAAAATAAATCTATCCGACTAAGGGCATTAGAGCCTCAGGATTTAAAACTGCTTTACAAGTGGGAAAATAATTCGGATATCTGGGAAGTGAGCCATTGCCAAAAGCCATTTTCACTATTTGTATTAAAACAATACCTCGAGAATTCGCATCTTGACATTTATGAAAGCAAACAACTGAGATTGGTTATTGAGCTAAAAGAAAACAAAGAGCCTATTGGTTTAATAGACCTATTCGACTTTGATCCATTCCATAACAGAGCTGGTATTGGTGTTCTGCTTCACGATAAAATTCATCGCCAAAAAGGCTATGCCAGTGAAGCACTTGAGACTCTGATAAACTATTGTTTTAAAGGCTTACAGTTGCATCAACTCTATTGCAATATTACCACTAATAATCAAGCAAGCATTGATTTATTTGGCGCAAAAGGCTTCGAAATAACCGGAACAAAAAAACAATGGATTAAAAGTCAGGAGGGCTGGAAAGATGAACATTTTCTACAACTCCTTAATCTGAAACAATAA
- a CDS encoding PD40 domain-containing protein — protein sequence MMKLNSGIHKKTSTQLLRTFLFFIIIAIGVNNSYASYSLSSSDKTSKRKKTKMAEMYFANKNYGDAAPILYDLLLGDRKNPEFNNMLGVCYFNLESEKEKSTEYLEKAIRYSKSKNNIPLDYYYNLGKSYHINYQFSKAIRTYNNLLNLVPRDDAEYIADIEHELEICRNALQLTEHPVNITVENLGNLINTEYAEHSPGVTADETTMVFTSRRNGTGSKVDKDGQFFEDIYISHQVNGVWTEPKGISILNTKDHDASISISADGQEIYVYKAGYYNNNESNGGDIYVSKLNGTNWTRPQKLHSDINSPSKESHISVSADGRTIYFSSNRPGGYGKMDIYSVKKLPNGQWGPAQNLGPNINTIYDDDAPFIHHDGKTLYFSSKGHKTMGGFDIFKSTFENGHWNKPVNIGFPINSTKEDIYFTPTPDGKRAYMASYRKGSYGRADIFRIQTPDTENTGLFVLKGKLINTKGKPVGHAKIKLSYSNKTVGLYRPNTASGKFLFIIDAGKQYNLEVRAKGYRPLSTVMNVPAEYANKENHSVITLLPLSLRLEEEEDYPEDIELIDYNISKISLEKTAFTPEIENDLEVPKLKEPLKITPTIKLPAKEKPVEQAETVTTVKEEEPVTNPIVKIPDTTKTVTKNETYYTIQILALQIPMDPEMFSYLDNVKIFQTNDGLSRYTYKKFKSFNAATQELNRLIRIGYWDSFIRTVINGQLIHPKMNFSTSTAYTIQLMSLKEVRPVSYFKNLDGVHVYRDSENIYRYTYKIFPNKTEAQLALGEVLKKSYWDAFVRKAYWGEEVLFSDFNAKKSNKYTIQIMALNHPKSLNYFKNLPIDRLNLNKGKDGLSRYTYEAFDNKKDEKTFLNIAFKKGYYDAFTRTIKWYNKN from the coding sequence ATGATGAAGTTGAATTCTGGAATTCACAAAAAAACATCCACTCAACTTTTAAGAACGTTTCTGTTCTTTATAATTATAGCAATTGGTGTCAATAACAGTTACGCAAGCTATTCTCTTTCAAGCTCAGATAAAACAAGCAAGCGAAAGAAAACTAAAATGGCAGAAATGTATTTTGCCAACAAGAATTACGGCGATGCTGCCCCGATTCTATATGACTTGTTACTAGGCGATCGAAAAAATCCTGAGTTCAACAATATGCTGGGCGTCTGCTATTTTAACCTCGAATCAGAAAAAGAAAAATCAACAGAATACCTCGAAAAAGCGATTCGATATAGCAAATCGAAAAACAATATCCCCCTGGATTACTACTACAATCTGGGGAAGTCATATCACATCAACTATCAGTTCAGCAAAGCGATACGAACCTATAACAATCTGCTAAACCTGGTTCCTCGTGACGATGCGGAATATATCGCTGATATTGAACATGAACTTGAAATTTGCAGAAACGCACTTCAACTCACCGAACATCCGGTTAATATCACCGTTGAAAATCTGGGAAACTTAATCAACACCGAATATGCTGAACATAGCCCCGGTGTTACTGCCGATGAAACAACCATGGTTTTTACTTCAAGACGTAATGGTACTGGTAGTAAAGTTGATAAAGACGGACAATTTTTTGAAGATATTTATATTTCACATCAAGTGAATGGCGTTTGGACAGAGCCCAAAGGGATCAGTATACTGAATACAAAAGATCACGATGCATCAATCTCGATATCAGCTGATGGTCAGGAAATTTACGTATATAAAGCAGGCTATTACAACAACAATGAGTCCAATGGCGGTGATATCTATGTAAGTAAACTAAACGGTACCAACTGGACTAGACCACAAAAATTACATTCTGACATCAACTCACCTAGTAAAGAAAGTCACATTTCAGTATCAGCTGATGGCAGAACCATCTATTTCTCAAGTAATCGTCCTGGCGGTTATGGGAAAATGGATATTTATAGTGTAAAAAAATTACCTAATGGTCAATGGGGACCTGCGCAAAACCTTGGCCCCAATATTAACACAATATACGACGACGACGCTCCTTTCATTCACCACGATGGGAAAACCCTTTATTTTAGTTCAAAAGGACATAAAACAATGGGCGGATTCGATATTTTCAAATCAACTTTTGAAAATGGACATTGGAACAAACCCGTAAATATTGGTTTCCCTATTAATTCAACGAAAGAAGATATTTATTTCACGCCTACTCCTGATGGGAAAAGAGCTTATATGGCATCGTACCGAAAAGGCTCCTATGGTCGAGCTGATATTTTCAGAATTCAAACACCAGATACTGAAAATACAGGCTTATTCGTTCTAAAAGGAAAATTAATCAACACAAAAGGAAAGCCTGTAGGACACGCCAAAATCAAACTAAGCTATAGTAATAAAACAGTTGGATTATATCGTCCGAACACGGCATCAGGAAAGTTTCTTTTCATTATAGACGCTGGAAAACAATACAACTTAGAAGTACGAGCCAAGGGGTATAGACCTTTGAGCACGGTGATGAATGTACCCGCTGAGTATGCAAATAAGGAGAATCACAGTGTTATCACGCTACTTCCGCTTTCTCTTCGTCTTGAAGAAGAAGAAGATTATCCTGAGGATATTGAGCTTATTGATTATAATATAAGCAAAATTAGTCTTGAAAAAACGGCCTTCACTCCTGAAATAGAGAATGACTTAGAGGTTCCGAAACTGAAAGAACCGCTTAAGATAACGCCTACCATTAAGTTACCGGCTAAAGAAAAACCTGTTGAACAAGCAGAAACGGTGACTACTGTAAAAGAAGAAGAACCTGTTACAAATCCGATAGTAAAAATTCCGGATACTACTAAAACAGTGACTAAAAACGAAACCTATTACACCATTCAGATTCTAGCTCTTCAGATTCCTATGGATCCTGAAATGTTTAGCTACCTTGATAATGTTAAGATTTTTCAAACGAACGATGGTTTAAGTCGATATACTTATAAGAAATTTAAATCTTTCAATGCTGCCACTCAGGAATTAAACCGACTCATTCGCATTGGGTATTGGGATTCGTTCATTCGAACCGTTATCAATGGGCAACTGATTCACCCTAAAATGAACTTCTCAACTAGTACGGCTTACACCATTCAATTGATGTCGCTAAAAGAGGTTCGACCTGTCTCCTATTTTAAAAACCTGGACGGCGTTCATGTATACAGGGATTCTGAAAACATTTACAGATATACCTATAAGATTTTCCCTAATAAAACAGAAGCACAACTCGCTCTGGGCGAAGTTTTGAAAAAGAGTTATTGGGATGCATTTGTTCGTAAGGCTTATTGGGGTGAGGAAGTTCTTTTCTCTGATTTTAATGCGAAAAAATCGAATAAATATACCATTCAGATTATGGCATTAAACCATCCAAAATCGCTCAATTATTTCAAGAATTTACCAATTGACAGGCTCAATCTGAACAAGGGTAAAGATGGTTTATCAAGATATACCTATGAAGCCTTTGATAATAAAAAGGATGAAAAAACCTTTTTGAATATTGCGTTCAAAAAAGGCTATTACGATGCCTTTACACGAACAATAAAATGGTATAATAAGAACTAA
- a CDS encoding dihydrolipoamide acetyltransferase family protein, which yields MAKFEIFLPAMGEGIIEATITKLLKKEGDSVEEEDSIMEIATDKVDSEIPAPASGIIAKILFEEGDVPKVGDLVAIITSEGESIEDTPTTTTEEAAPIEENVLNISLAKEPEVSNEPMKAKTENGNFISPLVRTIAKAENISNEELSSIAGSGEAKRITKKDILQYIEDRKVATPKPIVTEQKITTPQAAAPTEHVSYTGQNVEIIEMDRMRKLISQHMTNSLQVSAHVTSFIDVDVTPIVQWRDKIKNDFVKKHNQKLTYTPIFVEAVCKAIQDYPLINVSVDGDKIIRKNFVNIGMATALPNGNLIVPVIKDANEKNLIGLTKSVNDLANRGRTNQLKPDDIQGSTFTITNLGAFGSTTGTPIINQPEVAILAVGAIKKKPAVIETPQGDTIGIRHIMVLSLSYDHRVVDGGLGGLFLKRVAENLENFDTSQVF from the coding sequence GTATCATTGAAGCGACAATTACTAAGCTTCTTAAAAAAGAAGGTGATTCTGTTGAAGAAGAAGACTCAATCATGGAAATTGCAACCGATAAGGTTGACTCAGAGATTCCTGCTCCAGCCAGTGGAATTATTGCAAAAATATTATTTGAAGAAGGGGATGTACCTAAGGTTGGTGATTTAGTTGCCATAATTACTTCTGAGGGCGAAAGCATTGAAGATACACCCACAACCACAACTGAAGAGGCAGCTCCAATCGAAGAAAATGTATTAAATATTTCACTGGCTAAAGAACCAGAAGTCAGTAATGAACCTATGAAAGCCAAAACCGAAAATGGCAATTTCATTTCACCTCTTGTACGTACGATTGCTAAAGCTGAAAATATTTCAAACGAAGAACTCAGCTCGATAGCTGGTTCCGGCGAGGCTAAACGCATTACAAAAAAAGACATCCTGCAATATATCGAAGATCGTAAAGTTGCAACACCTAAGCCAATCGTTACAGAGCAAAAAATAACTACACCTCAAGCTGCTGCTCCAACCGAACACGTTTCTTATACAGGGCAAAACGTTGAAATAATTGAGATGGATCGCATGAGAAAACTTATTTCTCAACACATGACCAACTCTCTGCAGGTATCAGCACATGTTACTTCTTTTATCGATGTTGACGTGACTCCAATTGTTCAATGGCGAGATAAGATTAAAAATGATTTTGTGAAGAAGCATAACCAAAAATTGACTTATACGCCAATTTTTGTAGAAGCTGTTTGCAAGGCTATTCAAGACTATCCATTGATTAATGTTTCTGTTGATGGGGATAAAATTATTCGTAAAAACTTTGTCAACATTGGTATGGCCACTGCCCTTCCCAATGGTAACCTGATTGTTCCTGTTATTAAGGATGCGAATGAAAAGAATTTAATTGGATTAACAAAGTCGGTGAACGATCTGGCTAATCGTGGCAGAACGAATCAGCTGAAGCCGGATGATATTCAGGGAAGTACTTTTACAATTACCAATTTGGGTGCTTTTGGCAGTACAACAGGTACACCAATTATTAATCAACCCGAAGTTGCTATTCTAGCTGTGGGTGCAATCAAGAAAAAACCTGCTGTAATTGAAACGCCTCAGGGTGACACCATAGGTATCAGACATATTATGGTCCTTTCGCTATCATACGATCATCGAGTTGTTGATGGTGGTTTAGGAGGCTTATTCTTAAAACGAGTTGCAGAAAATCTTGAAAATTTTGACACAAGCCAGGTATTCTAG